From Alkalibaculum bacchi, a single genomic window includes:
- the pssE gene encoding PssE/Cps14G family polysaccharide biosynthesis glycosyltransferase: MILVQLGTHELEFPRMLQLIEKCIDEGVIDEKIMVQRGNTKYQSDKMEFVEYLSYEEMEVLTKEARYILTHGGTGSIITSIRHGKKVVAFPRLKKYNEHNDDHQEEILDVMESQGYIKVCHDGDDLAQIIKDLDKFEPKVFSSDNHKMVGILRNFIDGIDTRYTKKR; encoded by the coding sequence TTGATACTCGTACAATTAGGAACTCATGAATTAGAATTTCCAAGAATGCTTCAATTGATTGAAAAATGTATTGATGAGGGCGTTATTGATGAAAAGATTATGGTACAGAGGGGAAATACAAAATACCAATCAGATAAAATGGAATTTGTAGAGTATTTAAGCTACGAAGAAATGGAAGTTTTGACCAAGGAAGCACGTTATATCCTCACCCACGGAGGGACGGGATCGATTATTACTTCTATTAGGCATGGTAAAAAAGTAGTAGCCTTTCCTAGGCTAAAAAAATATAATGAGCATAATGATGACCATCAAGAAGAAATTTTAGACGTGATGGAATCCCAAGGCTATATTAAAGTATGTCATGATGGAGATGATTTGGCTCAAATCATAAAGGATTTAGACAAATTTGAACCAAAGGTCTTTAGCTCAGATAATCACAAAATGGTTGGCATTTTGCGAAACTTTATCGATGGTATCGATACGAGATACACTAAAAAGAGGTAA
- the pssD gene encoding PssD/Cps14F family polysaccharide biosynthesis glycosyltransferase, which produces MKKKVMFISSVGGHLTQLLQLKELFDEYDYKIVTEKTKITEKMRDEHDMSYLLYGARNYPVRYIFKFIANFFKSVFLFLQYRPDCIITTGAHTAVPMCYIAKLFGKKIIFIESFAKTSSPNLSGKLVYPIADLFIVQWESMLKYYPKAVYGGSIY; this is translated from the coding sequence ATGAAGAAAAAAGTAATGTTTATTTCCTCTGTCGGTGGACATTTGACGCAGCTTTTACAGCTTAAGGAATTATTTGATGAGTATGATTATAAAATTGTAACGGAAAAGACAAAAATCACGGAGAAGATGAGAGATGAGCATGATATGTCTTATTTGTTGTACGGTGCGAGAAATTATCCTGTAAGATACATTTTTAAGTTTATTGCCAACTTTTTTAAGTCTGTATTTTTGTTTTTACAATATCGCCCGGATTGTATTATTACAACAGGGGCTCATACGGCAGTACCTATGTGTTATATTGCAAAGCTCTTTGGCAAAAAGATTATATTTATTGAAAGTTTTGCCAAGACAAGTTCTCCTAATTTATCTGGTAAACTAGTCTACCCTATTGCAGATTTATTTATTGTTCAATGGGAATCTATGCTAAAATATTACCCAAAGGCAGTATATGGGGGGTCAATATATTGA